From one Triticum urartu cultivar G1812 chromosome 3, Tu2.1, whole genome shotgun sequence genomic stretch:
- the LOC125544092 gene encoding L-2-hydroxyglutarate dehydrogenase, mitochondrial, giving the protein MLPLRRLSWACRRRGLAQFAAGTPREAADAVVVGAGAVGLAVARALAMAGREVVVVEAASSFGTGTSSRNSEVIHAGIYYPPRSLKANLCVRGREMLYKYCTERAIPHKRLGKLIIATGVAETAKLDMLLKSAKDNGVNDLQMMEGSQAVEMEPELRCLKALLSPSTGIVDSHSFMLSLLADAENLGATISYNTAVISGHVGDEGIELHISESKELENQSIGSPVPPQIVLLPKLLINAAGLSAIPLAKRLDGLDQAFVPPAYYARGCYFTLSQTKSPFSHLIYPLPEDGGIGVHVTLDLNGLVKFGPDVEWLDGKMDDMSCFLNRFDYSVNPTRCSGFYSVIRKYFPNLKDGSLEPGYSGIRPKLSGPGQRPSDFVIQGEEVHGIPGLVNLFGIESPGLTSSLAIAEHVVSRYNST; this is encoded by the exons ATGCTTCCGCTGCGGCGCTTGTCGTGGGCCTGCCGCCGGCGAGGTCTCGCCCAGTTCGCcgccggaaccccccgggaggcgGCGGACGCGGTCGTGGTGGGCGCCGGCGCGGTCGGCCTCGCGGTGGCGCGCGCGCTTGCCATGGCCGGGCGCGAGGTGGTGGTGGTCGAGGCGGCCTCCAGCTTCGGCACCGGCACCAGCTCCCGCAACAGCGAGGTCATCCACGCCGGCATCTACTACCCTCCCCGCAGCCTCAAG GCTAATCTTTGTGTAAGAGGAAGGGAAATGCTCTACAAGTACTGCACAGAACGAGCAATCCCCCATAAACGGCTCGGCAAACTTATCATTGCTACTGGTGTTGCAGAGACTGCAAAGCTGGACATGCTCCTCAAGAGCGCTAAAGACAATGGGGTGAATGATCTTCAGATGATGGAAGGTTCTCAGGCCGTGGAGATGGAACCTGAACTGCGTTGTTTGAAAGCTTTACTATCACCTAGTACTGGGATTGTTGACTCGCATTCATTCATGCTCTCCCTTTTG GCTGATGCTGAAAACCTAGGCGCAACCATATCATATAACACAGCAGTCATCAGTGGGCATGTTGGAGATGAAGGGATCGAGCTTCATATTTCTGAAAGCAAAGAGCTGGAGAATCAGTCTATAGGCTCTCCTGTACCCCCACAGATTGTTTTGCTTCCAAAACTTCTGATAAATGCAGCAGGTTTAAGTGCAATTCCACTTGCCAAAAGACTTGATGGCCTTGACCAAGCATTTGTGCCCCCGGCTTACTATGCCCGTGGATGTTACTTCACTCTCTCACAAACCAAGAGTCCTTTCAGCCACTTAATATACCCTCTACCAGAGGATGGTGGCATAGGGGTCCATGTCACACTAGACTTAAATGGCCTTGTCAAATTTGGACCAGATGTTGAATGGTTAGATGGTAAAATGGATGACATGTCATGTTTCCTGAATAG GTTTGATTACTCAGTGAACCCCACCAGATGTTCTGGATTTTACTCTGTGATAAGGAAGTATTTTCCAAATCTCAAGGATGGTTCTTTGGAGCCTGGTTATTCTGGGATCCGACCAAAGCTTTCTGGCCCGGGACAGCGCCCTTCAGATTTTGTTATTCAG GGGGAGGAAGTCCACGGTATTCCTGGGCTGGTTAACTTGTTTGGTATAGAATCCCCTGGTTTGACATCAAGCTTGGCAATTGCAGAACACGTCGTTTCAAGGTATAACAGCACTTGA
- the LOC125544093 gene encoding probable U3 small nucleolar RNA-associated protein 11 isoform X1 has protein sequence MSSLRNSIPRRAHKERAQPESRKKYGLLEKHKDHILRARAYQRKEDFIRNLKEKASFKNPDEFYFKMINSKTVDGIHRPKPEANNKYTEEERMLLKHKDMGYIFQAIQSERKKVERLSSTLHAVDDKRSNKHIYFAEDREEAKEIRSRIGESSSAPQFGNIPSRIKRKTASSYKELESRKERVKNLEKLYADMALQKELKKPGRKRKLREEEILNSTSQPVYKWRAQRKR, from the exons ATGTCGTCCCTGCGGAACTCGATTCCGCGGCGGGCTCACAAGGAGCGCGCCCAGCC GGAGTCGCGGAAGAAGTACGGGCTTCTGGAGAAGCACAAGGACCATATCCTCCGCGCCAGGGCCTACCAGCGCAAGGAGGATTTCATCAGG AATCTGAAGGAGAAGGCATCGTTCAAGAACCCAGATGAGTTCTATTTCAAGATGATCAACAGTAAAACCGTGGATGGAATCCATAGGCCCAA GCCTGAAGCAAATAATAAGTACACCGAAGAGGAACGTATGCTCTTGAAGCATAAAGACATGGGATACATCTTTCAGGCCATTCAAAGTGAAAGAAAG AAAGTTGAACGATTGAGCTCAACCCTTCACGCAGTGGATGACAAGCGTTCAAACAAGCACATTTACTTTGCGGAAGACAG agaagaagccaaagaaataCGATCTAGGATAGGTGAAAGCAGCAGCGCACCTCAATTTGGTAACATCCCTTCTCGTATAAAGAG GAAAACAGCTTCCTCCTACAAGGAGTTAGAAAGCAGGAAAGAAAGGGTTAAGAATCTTGAGAAATTGTATGCGGACATGGCCTTGCAAAAAGAACTGAAG AAACCTGGACGCAAAAGGAAGCTCCGTGAAGAAGAGATTTTAAATTCAACATCACAGCCTGTTTACAAGTGGCGTGCGCAAAGGAAGCG ATGA
- the LOC125544093 gene encoding probable U3 small nucleolar RNA-associated protein 11 isoform X2 has translation MSSLRNSIPRRAHKERAQPESRKKYGLLEKHKDHILRARAYQRKEDFIRNLKEKASFKNPDEFYFKMINSKTVDGIHRPKPEANNKYTEEERMLLKHKDMGYIFQAIQSERKKVERLSSTLHAVDDKRSNKHIYFAEDREEAKEIRSRIGESSSAPQFGNIPSRIKRKTASSYKELESRKERVKNLEKLYADMALQKELKKPGRKRKLREEEILNSTSQPVYKWRAQRKR, from the exons ATGTCGTCCCTGCGGAACTCGATTCCGCGGCGGGCTCACAAGGAGCGCGCCCAGCC GGAGTCGCGGAAGAAGTACGGGCTTCTGGAGAAGCACAAGGACCATATCCTCCGCGCCAGGGCCTACCAGCGCAAGGAGGATTTCATCAGG AATCTGAAGGAGAAGGCATCGTTCAAGAACCCAGATGAGTTCTATTTCAAGATGATCAACAGTAAAACCGTGGATGGAATCCATAGGCCCAA GCCTGAAGCAAATAATAAGTACACCGAAGAGGAACGTATGCTCTTGAAGCATAAAGACATGGGATACATCTTTCAGGCCATTCAAAGTGAAAGAAAG AAAGTTGAACGATTGAGCTCAACCCTTCACGCAGTGGATGACAAGCGTTCAAACAAGCACATTTACTTTGCGGAAGACAG agaagaagccaaagaaataCGATCTAGGATAGGTGAAAGCAGCAGCGCACCTCAATTTGGTAACATCCCTTCTCGTATAAAGAG GAAAACAGCTTCCTCCTACAAGGAGTTAGAAAGCAGGAAAGAAAGGGTTAAGAATCTTGAGAAATTGTATGCGGACATGGCCTTGCAAAAAGAACTGAAG AAACCTGGACGCAAAAGGAAGCTCCGTGAAGAAGAGATTTTAAATTCAACATCACAGCCTGTTTACAAGTGGCGTGCGCAAAGGAAGCGGTGA
- the LOC125544091 gene encoding ribonuclease III domain-containing protein RNC1, chloroplastic: MGPLPIVLRLSSSSFLPLPPAPKPQNPAATTMAPAAMAFQALTFSPLHLPATRRRARVLAVAADQTPPPPQASPSEPANSPSRLLRELAQRKKAVSPKKKHPPRRFILKPPLDDERLTQRFLNSPQLSLKSLPLLSSCLPSSPLSAADRTWMDEYLLEAKQALGYPLAPSETLGEGDDCPARHFDVLLYLAFQHLDPSSERTRTRHVRNGHSRLWFLGQFVLELAFCEFFLQRYPRESPGPMRERVFALIGKKMLPKWIKAASLHNLVFPYDDLDKMIRKDREPPTKAVFWALFGAIYLCFGMPEVYRVLFEAFGMDPEEESCQPKLRRQLEDVDYVSVEFEKRQLAWQDVAAYRPPADALFAHPRLFRACVPPGMHRFRGNIWDFDNRPKIMNILGYPLPANDKIPEITEARNIELGLGLQLCFMHPSKYKFEHPRFCFERLEYVGQKIQDLVLAERLLMKHLDAPGRWLSEKHRRLLMNKYCGRYLRDKHLHHYIIYGETVQDRFEHNRRLRNPSTTAVQQAIHGLSYCVYGKPDVRRLMFEVFDFEQVQPKAV; this comes from the exons ATGGGTCCCCTTCCTATCGTTCTACGCTTAtcctcttcctccttcctcccccttccTCCAGCCCCCAAACCGCAAAACCCAGCGGCCACCACCATGGCACCGGCCGCCATGGCGTTCCAGGCGCTCACCTTCTCGCCCCTCCACCTCCCCGCCACGCGGCGCCGGGCCCGCGTGCTCGCCGTGGCGGCCGACCAGACCCCTCCGCCCCCGCAGGCCTCCCCCTCGGAGCCGGCGAACAGCCCGAGCCGGCTCCTCCGGGAGCTCGCGCAGCGGAAGAAGGCCGTCTCGCCCAAGAAGAAGCACCCGCCGCGGCGGTTCATCCTCAAGCCGCCGCTCGACGACGAGCGCCTCACCCAGCGGTTCCTCAACAGCCCGCAGCTGTCGCTCAAGTCGCTGCCGCTGCTCTCCTCCTGCCTCCCCTCCTCGCCGCTCTCCGCCGCCGACCGCACCTGGATGGACGAGTACCTCCTCGAGGCCAAGCAGGCGCTCGGCTACCCGCTCGCCCCCTCCGAGACGCTCGGCGAGGGCGACGACTGCCCCGCGCGCCACTTCGACGTCCTCCTCTACCTCGCCTTCCAGCACCTGGACCCCTCCTCCGAGCGCACGCGCACGCGCCACGTGCGGAACGGCCACTCCAGGCTGTGGTTCCTGGGCCAGTTCGTGCTGGAGCTCGCCTTCTGCGAGTTCTTCCTGCAGAGGTACCCCAGGGAGTCCCCTGGCCCGATGCGGGAGCGGGTCTTCGCGCTCATCGGGAAGAAGATGCTGCCCAAATGGATCAAGGCGGCCAGCCTGCATAATTTGGTGTTTCCTTACGACGATTTGGATAAGATGATACGGAAGGACAGGGAACCGCCCACGAA GGCTGTGTTCTGGGCATTATTTGGAGCTATATATCTGTGCTTTGGAATGCCTGAAGTCTATCGTGTTCTCTTTGAGGCGTTCGGGATGGACCCTGAAGAAGAGAGCTGTCAGCCAAAACTGCGGCGTCAACTAGAAGACGTTGATTATGTTTCAGTGGAGTTTGAGAAGAGACAACTCGCATGGCAAGATGTTGCTGCCTACCGG CCACCAGCGGATGCCCTTTTTGCTCATCCTAGGCTTTTCCGAGCATGTGTGCCACCAGGCATGCATCGTTTCAGAGGAAACATTTGGGATTTTGATAATAGACCCAAAATCATGAACATCCTAGGATACCCCTTGCCAGCGAATGATAAAATTCCAGAAATTACAGAAGCAAGGAATATAGAACTTGGACTTGGCCTCCAG CTGTGCTTCATGCATCCCTCAAAATACAAGTTTGAGCATCCAAGATTTTGTTTTGAGCGTCTGGAATATGTTGGTCAGAAGATCCAG GATCTAGTATTGGCAGAGAGGCTGCTCATGAAGCATCTCGACGCACCTGGCAGGTGGTTGTCAGAGAAGCATAGGAGGTTGTTGATGAACAAGTATTGCGGGCGGTACCTGCGGGACAAGCACCTTCACCACTACATTATATACGGGGAGACTGTACAGGACAGATTCGAACACAACCGCCGGCTGAGAAATCCTTCCACGACTGCTGTCCAGCAAGCGATACACGGGCTCTCGTACTGCGTCTACGGCAAGCCTGATGTGCGGCGCTTGATGTTCGAGGTGTTTGACTTCGAACAGGTCCAGCCGAAAGCTGTATGA
- the LOC125544094 gene encoding uncharacterized protein LOC125544094, translated as MANPRRAIALQINTQTPPFPAAAAPSSSSLPSSLLHFLKRPASFPFLLSLFVLLTWISLHFHQPTPSASLQRPTVVHDPQANLVRYPAALHPTPIAADERGWLLDPVAAAREAGLPNGALVCLSLHVGLIQPGGLRGNHRHHTCNETFVIWGAKTKFRLENPDVKDKGYGEAIIAADEVAIVASARSTAHALINMDVRPTFFLGCQDTPINPNSSNTDYKVWKDL; from the exons ATGGCGAACCCGAGGAGGGCCATCGCGCTGCAAATCAACACCCAGACCCCGCcattccccgccgccgccgcgccctcgTCCTCCTCGCTGCCCTCGTCGCTCCTCCACTTCCTGAAGCGGCCGGCGTCCTTCCCCTTCCTGCTCTCCCTCTTCGTCCTCCTCACCTGGATCTCCCTCCACTTCCACCAACCCACCCCCTCCGCCTCCCTTCAGCGCCCCACCGTCGTCCACGACCCTCAGGCCAACCTCGTCCGCTACCCCGCCGCCCTCCATCCCACCCCCATCGCCGCCGACGAGCGCGGATGGCTACTCGACCCTGTCGCCGCAGCCCGCGAGGCCGGCCTCCCAA ATGGGGCGTTGGTCTGTCTTTCACTACACGTGGGACTGATCCAGCCAGGTGGTTTGCGTGGCAACCATCGTCACCATACATGCAATGAAACATTCGTCATCTGGGGCGCAAAAACAAAATTCAGG TTAGAAAATCCTGATGTAAAAGATAAAGGATACGGAGAAGCCATAATTGCTGCTGACGAGGTAGCCATTGTCGCAAGCGCAAGATCAACCGCACACGCATTGATCAATATGGATGTGCGACCGACCTTCTTCTTGGGATGTCAAGATACACCAATAAATCCCAACAGTTCAAATACTGACTACAAGGTCTGGAAAGATCTCTGA
- the LOC125544095 gene encoding calmodulin-3, translating to MADQLSEEQIGEFKEAFSLFDKDGDGSITTKELGTVMRSLGQNPTEAELQDMINEVDADGNGTIDFPEFLNLMARKMKDTDSEEELKEAFRVFDKDQNGFISAAELRQVMTNLGEKLSEEEVEEMVREADVDGDGQINYDEFVKVMMAKRREKRIEERRAPSAKKSVAGASGAKSGSKCTIL from the exons ATGGCGGACCAGCTGAGCGAGGAGCAGATTGGCGAGTTCAAGGAGGCCTTCAGCCTCTTCGACAAGGACGGCGATG GCAGCATCACCACCAAGGAGCTTGGAACCGTGATGCGCTCCCTCGGCCAGAACCCTACCGAGGCGGAGCTGCAGGACATGATCAACGAGGTGGATGCGGACGGCAACGGCACCATCGACTTCCCAGAGTTCCTGAACCTGATGGCCCGCAAGATGAAGGACACGGACTCCGAGGAGGAGCTCAAGGAGGCGTTCCGCGTGTTTGACAAGGACCAGAACGGTTTCATCTCCGCGGCGGAGCTCCGCCAGGTGATGACCAACCTCGGGGAGAAGCTGtccgaggaggaggtggaggagatggtccgcgaggccGATGTGGACGGCGATGGCCAGATCAACTACGACGAGTTCGTCAAGGTCATGATGGCCAA GAGAAGGGAGAAGAGGATAGAGGAGAGGAGAGCGCCGTCGGCCAAGAAGAGCGTGGCAGGGGCATCCGGTGCAAAGAGTGGCAGCAAATGCACAATCCTCTAG